DNA sequence from the Thermococcus gammatolerans EJ3 genome:
GACGTTCTTCTGGAGGTACCTGTTGACCTGAATACGAATCGCCTCGAGGGCGTTCTGCCTTATCTGCATGGCCTGCTCGGCGTGGAGGCTGACCTCGTATTCAAACTCGGCCGAGAGGTTGCCCATGTCGAATATCGTTATCTTCGGTCCCGGGGCACCGCGTATGTATTCCCTCCTCGTGTAAGCGGGCTTGTCAACGTCCCTATCGATCTTCGCCGGTCTAAGTCCCATAATCTCACCTCCAAATGAGCGTGAACCAGAGCCTAAACTTAGGCGAGTTGAGACCCTTATAAAAGTTTTGGACGTTCATATATCTTTCACCTTCGTCCCTTCGATTATCAACCCGAGCGAGAAGGGTAGAAACGTCAGGAGCGCAAGGTTCAGGGTCAGCCCGACGTTCACCTCTCCTAGCGAGTACGCTATGCCGAAGAGCATTCCTCCAATGAAAGTCGAGAGGTTCTGGACGGCGTTTACCCCACCTATCGCGAGCGATGAGCGGTGGTAGCTCGCCAGAACTTTCCTCGAAATAGGTCTGAAGCTCTGGAAGGCGAAGAGGGCAAAGAATATCCCGAGGAAGACCGTAGGGGCCGTCTTTATCGAGGCCAAAATCGGTGATATTCCCGCGAGAAGGGCGGTGAGCTTTACCATCCTCGCCTCGCTTCTAACATCAGCAACCCACGAGACGAAGTAGCTGAGCAACGCCGAGAGGAAGCTAACCCAGCCGAGTAAAACGGCAGTCCTCTGCTTGTCGAGGTTCAGAGCCTCTGAGACGTAGACGTACGTTATCTCGCCCGAGGTGAAGGCCACTATAACCGCCATCAGAGAGGCGATTGTTAAAACCCTCCCCGGGTTTAAGCTCGGCTTCTCGCTCTCAGGTGTTTTCTTCTTCCTCGGCGTTATCAGGTCGAAGAGGAGGTAGTAGCTGAGGAGCATTATAAAACCCGTCAGGACGAAGAACGTCGAAGAAATCCACATCTGGCCGGCTAAACCGAGCCCAACCGTGTAGGCGTAGACGTAGTTGCCGAGAAGCGAAGCGATGCTCCCGAAGAAGAAATAAACCGCAGTGACGCGCGCCCTTATCTCCTTCGGTGTCGTTACTGCCAAAACGAACTGGGCCATCGGCCAGCTTATCCCGTTGAGGAAGCCGTTGAGGAGCTTTATCCCCACGACCTGGGGCCAGGTTGAGGTCAGCGGGTAGAGCTGAACAGCTATTGCGTTCCCCATCATGGCAATAGCGCCGAGGTAGACGAGTTTCTTGCCCCTCTCAAGGATGAGACCACCGAGGACGGAGGAGAAGGCCCTCGCGAGGACGAACGACATCGAGACGAGGGAAACGGCGAACATGCTCGCCCTGAGTATGTCGCGCGTGTAGAAGGCTATCGCAGGTGTAGCCAGACGGAAGGCTATCGTTCCGGTGAAGGCTGAGAATATGAGGAGCAGTATTCCCGCGAGCCGTCTCCGTTCCATTAGACCACCTTCTGAGCGTTATGTGCTTGACTTAAAAGATTTGGCCCCCGAAAGTTTTTCGAAAACCTAACCGATTGGTGCGTTTAGTTTCAGGTTTACGATGTCCTACCCGAACGAAGGCTTTTTACAGGGATAGGTTAACACGGCTTGAGGTGATTGTAATGGAGCTCCGCTTCGACATGCAGTATGAGGACGCTTACAGGGAAGTCTACGAGATGGTGAAGCCGAGGTACAAGCTCTTCACCGCTGGCCCGGTTGCCTGCTTCCCCGAGGTTCTCGCGATAATGAGCGTGCAGATGTTCAGCCACCGCTCGGCCGAGGCGAAGGCCGTTCACGTTGACACCCTCGAGAGACTCAAGAAGTTCCTTGAGGCTGACAGTGGCGAAATAATTCTCTTCCCGAGCTCGGGAACGGGCTTTATGGAGTCGGCCGTCAGGAACGCCGTCCCGCGCGGTGGAAAGGTCCTCGTCACAATCATCGGCGCCTTCGGAAAGCGCTTCGCAGACGTCGTCGAGGCCAACGGGAGGAAGGCGGTAATATTTGAGAAGGAGCCAGGACAGGCCGTTAAGCCCGAGGAGCTCGACGAGGCTTTGAGAAAGAACCCCGACGTCCACGCGGTCACGATAACCTACAACGAGACCTCGACCGGTGTCCTCAACCCGCTCCCCGAGCTGGCCAAAGTGGTTCACGAGCACGACAAGCTACTCTTCGTTGACGCCGTCTCGGCAATGGGCGGAGCGGACATAAAGTTCGACGAGTGGGGCATCGACCTCGTCTTCGCGAGCAGTCAGAAGGCCTTCGGCGTCCCGCCGGGACTCGCGGTTGCGGCGGTCAGCGAGCGCGTCTTCGAGATAGCCGAGAAGATGCCCGAGCGCGGCTGGTACTTCGACCTACCGCTCTACAGGAAGTTCAACGAGAAGAAGAAGGGAACACCTTCAACGCCACCGCTCCCGCAGATATTCGGCCTCAACGTCGTTCTCAGGATAATCGAGAAGATGGGCGGCAAAGAGGCCTGGCTCGACATGTACAGGAAGAGGAGCGAGATTATACGCGAGGGAGTCAAGGAGATGGGTCTCGGAATTTTAGCTGAACCGGGCTACGAAAGCCCGACGATAACTGCCGTTGTCGTCCCTGAGGGAATGAAGGGAATAGATGTTTACAACGCCATGCGCGAGCGCGGTTTCGAGTTGGCTAAAGGCTACGGAAGCGTCGCTGAGAAGACCTTCAGGATTGGAAACATGGGTTACATGACCTTCGATGACATCCGCGAGATGCTCGACAACCTCAGGGAAGTCATAGAAAAGCTTAAGGCCTGATTTCTCTTTCTTTTCAACTATGCGGAGGAGAACGGTTCTGGTAGTCCTGTGGCTTATCGGAAACGTCCTCGTCTTCTGGGCAGTTGCCTTAACAGCGAGCGGTTACTCCTTAGAGGGGTACCTTCCCTGGGAGAGCTCCAAGGTTTTTACTTACTCCCCGGTTCTCCACTCCAAGCCCGGCGACAAGCCGACTGAAATCCTCTACATGGTCGGGCGGAACGGCGAGCTGTACTATTACATCGTCTGGCGCGACGAGTACTTCAGCAACTCCCTAATAGACAAGCTTTACCGCCTCATGAGGGGCCTAATCTACGGCACCAGCGAGGACGTCGAGGTATTTGGGGTGGTTCCTGAGAACAGTTCGTTTTACTTTCAGACCTACGGCCACTCCTCCGTTCACGGGAAGATACTTCCAGACGGCTCGTGCCTGTGGTCTGAACGCGGGCTGACGATTCCCAACTGCACCGTTAACGGAACCCATGTGAAGCTCTACGTGGTCACGTGGAATCATATGCTCTCACTTCTTCCCGAGAACGACACCGTGCAGGTTTTCCCAGAGATGAGACACATGACTCCCGAGGACTATGTAGCGCTTGGCATGGTCAAGCGAACGAAGTACAGCATCGCGGGTATAGCCTTCAACTCGCTAACAGCATCTCTTGTAGTCACGGTTCTCCTGAACATTATTCTCTTTGTCCTCTTGAGGCGGTGGCTCCTCTTAAGAAGAGGAAGAAAAAACCTGAGAAGCCGCTTGCTATTTAGACGAGAGGTTTGAGCTCCCCGTTCTCTATTTTGTAAATCCTGTTTATCTTCTTCATTCCCGTTCTCCAGTCCCTCTTCAGCTCGACGAGGACGTCGAAGCGGTCGAAGGTCTTCTCGTCTATACCGAGCCAGTGCATAACCTCGGCCTTGAGGTCGTCGGTCATGGCCAGCGAGGTGACGATGAAGGCGTAGTCGTCTATCAGCTCGTCCAGAATCCTCGGGACGCTGACCGTGTGGAGGGTGTCTATTACCACGTAGTCAGGGCCGAGCTTTCTGAGCTTCTCAATGACTTCTTCCGTCCTTTCATCCGTCGAGCGCCGGTCGAAGGCAGTATCAATGACCTCGATGTTCGGCTTGAAGGGCTTGAATTCGCCGTAGGCAGTTACTACCGCTACCTTCCAGTCGTCGGGCACGTAGTGGAGTAGCGCTTCCACGAGCTTCGTCTTTCCGCTCCTGCTCGTTCCGACGATTAGTATGTCCTTCCTTCCGAGAACCTCTTCCCTCAGGAGCTCCATCTGCTCGGGCCTTGCCGAGCCGTAGCGTATCAAATCCTCGGGCTTGAAGATGTAGACGCCCATTCGCTTCACCGTAGGTAGTTCTCGCCGGGGGTTATAATTCTGCCGTTCGAGTGGTTGTGCCTTTGAAATTCTTCTTTGATGTTATGACATCATATTTTGTATTTTCTTGTCATCTTCTCGTGAATTTCCTGGAAATTTCATCATTTTTGGCGAAAATTCAAAATTTTCTGCACAAAGGCAATAAACCCGAAGGCACTCTGACGAAAATTGGGTGATTGATATGAACGCTCTCCAAATTGTAAGCAGGAAAATTGACCCGATCGCCGAGGTTCAGACGAGGGCTATAACTTATCTCACCGGCGAGCTGTCGAGGAAAGGCTTCCGCTGGTTGCTACCGGTGATGCTCAGCTCGATAACCGACCCGCTCTGGCCCGAGCCTTCCTCCGAGGAGGCCCTGAGACCGCCGGAGGTCGAGGTCTACGGGGAAAAGCTCAGGCTGATGCATAGTATGATACTCCACAAGCAGATGGCCGTCGCGATGGGGATAGATAAGCTCTTCGTCCTCTCTCCAAACGTGAGGCTTGAGAGCCGTTTGGCTGACGACGGAAGGCACGCCTACGAGTTCACCCAGCTCGACTTCGAAATTGCCCGCGCGAGCATGGACGACGTTATGGGCCTGATAGAAGAGCTCATCGTCGGCCTGTTCCGCGAGTTGAGACCGTTCGTCTGGGAGTCCTTCGAGAGGGAGCTTCCAAAGCCGAGGAGGCCCTTCAAACGCTTCACCCTTGAGGAAATCCTCGAAGAGTTCGGGAGCGAGGAAGAGGCGAGCAGAGAAATGGGAGAGCCCTTCTGGATAACGGGGATCCCGAGGGAGTTCTACGACAGGGAAGTTGACGGAATCTGGAGAAACTACGACCTCTATTTGCCTGAAGGCTACGGCGAGGTTTCGAGCGGTGGCGAGCGGGAGTGGGAGTACGAGAAGATACTGGCCAAGATACGCTCGGCCGGTCTGAGCGAGGAGGCCTTCAGGCCGTACCTTGAGGTGGCCAAGGCCGGTCTCCTTAGGCCCAGCGCGGGAGCCGGAATCGGCGTCGAGAGGCTAATCCGCTACATCGTCGGAGCGAAACACATAGCCGAAGTCCAGCCCTTCCCGAGGATTCCGGGTGTTCCGGCGGTCATCTGATTCTCGAATCCTTTTTATTGTGGTTTTCTCAAATTCTCTCGGTGGGAACATGGGGTTGTTCGATTTTCTGAGAAGGCCGAGGAAAGGTGAATCCAGAGAGTTCATAGCGTCGAGGAAACCGGTCGCGAAGTTCAGGGTGGAACAGATCCTTAACGTCCTCGGCAGGGAGACGCTGATTGGAACCGTTGAGGGGATAATATACCCCGGCTACAAGGTCAAAGGGCGGAGCATCGCCCTAATCCGAGAAATCCAGAAGGAGCGGAAAAAGGTTGACTTCGCGGTTGACGGCGACAGGGTCGCGCTAATTCTTGAGGGGAAGACAAACGCTAAAAAAGGCGACGTCCTCGCGGTCTACCAGTCGTGAGGTGGGAGCATGATAATCCTCGACGACCACTTCCACGTTGACCCCTTCAAGGGCCTCTTCCTCGAGGCGGTGAAGCAGTTTCACAGGGCTGGAGGAACGCACCTGATGGTCGTCTACAAGACGGCCCACGACTACGGCTTTCCTGGTCTGAAGGCAGAGGACTTCATGAAGGCGATGGACTTTCACATCGAGCTCGTCGAGAGGATAAATCGTGAGACGCCCGTTAAGGCCTTCGCGGTGGTCGGCGTCCACCCAGCGGAGTTCGTCTATCTGGCAGAGCAGAAGGGCCTTGAATATGCCAAAAACGAGGTCATGAGGGCCCTCGAATATGCCCAGAAGCTCTGCCTCGAAGGCAAGGCCGTTGCAATAGGAGAGATAGGCAGGCCACACTACGAGGTTCCGCCTGAGATATGGAACGCCAGCATAGAGCTCATGAAGTACGGGATGAGCCTCGCCAAAGATGCCGACTGCGCGGTTCAGCTCCACACCGAGAGCTTCGACGAGGAGAAGTTCAGGGAGCTTGGAAGGTATGTAAGGGAAGTAGAGATAAAGCCTTACAAGGTCGTCAAGCATTTTTCCCCACCGCTCGTGAAAGTGGCCGAAGAAGTCGGCGTCTTTCCGAGCATAATAGCGAGCAGGAAGAACATTGAGGAGGCGATAAAGCAGGGCAACCGCTTCATGATGGAGACGGACTACATAGACGACAAAAGACGGCCGGGAGCGGTTCTCGGCCCGAAGACAGTTCCGAGAAGAACGAAGGCCTTCCTCCAGAACGGCCTGTTCACCGAGGAGGACGTCTACAAAATCCACGTCGAGAACCCGAGGAAGGTCTACGGGGTGGAGATGGAGGAGTAAAGCTTAGGAGATGTCTGCAGGGCAGGAGGTCACTGCTTTTTATCTACCTTTTCAAAGGGGTTGTATATTCTCAGTCCTTCAATCCTCTTAAAGTCTTTAACGTTCCTCGTGACGAGAGTTAAATTGTGAACGAGTGCCGTCGCCGCTATAACTGCATCCGGGAGCTTTATACTAACCCTTCGCCTGAGTTCAATGGCAACGTCTCCTATCTCATCAGTGAGTGGTATGACGTTTGCGAAGCTTATGAACTCCTTTGACTTTTCAAAACCCTCTTGAGTGTGTCCTTTCCAGCCAAGGAACTCTATTTTTGTGATTATGGAGACGTTGAAGCTTCCTCTAAGGATTTCCTCAATCGTTGGAAGTTCCTCTTTAGGAATGGCGTCCGCAAGGTAGTAGATGAGAATGTTGGTGTCAATCAAAAATCTCTCTCCCATTCCTCCCTCAGCTCCCTGAGGCTCTTCTCAAGGTCCTTCTTGCCCTTATAAATACCCCTATATCTTGACGGATCAAAGAGCTCGCCCTTAACTTTCTCCCAAAGTTCTGGCGGTATTATCACACCCTTAATTCGTCCATGCTCATCGTATATATACTCAACACCTTCCATTCTCTCACCATCATTACTAAGAACTGTGGCATATTTAACCCCTTCGTCAGACCTCCGCCTTCCTTACCACCCTCACAACCCCGGGCTCTCCGATTTCTCCCTCGACTTCGAAAGTTCTACCCAAAAACCGCTCCACGACCCAGACATTGGTGACGAGGTGGTTCGTGATTTCTGCAACGCCTATCTCTCCGCCCGCGAAGGCCAGGAACGGTATCAGCTGGTCGCCGAGGAACCTGTCAACGGCCTTCCTCGGCGTCAGTTGCTCAATCAGCTCTTCAGCGGCTTCCCTGCCGACTACCTCTGCCGGCTTTCCGCGCTTTCCGAGGGCGTCTCCAGCTAACCTAAGCGAGTCCGTCTCGGCCCAAACCACTATTCCGCTTCCGGGCCCAAGAGAACGTGATACTTCAGTCTCTATCTCAACAGGGGCATTGAAAAACTCTCTCAATCTCTCCTCCGCCGATTTCGCCTGCCTCTCCGCGACGTGGGCCGGTAAATTTGTCGCGTGGCTTATCCCGGCGAAGCTATCTACTTTATTCCACTCAAGGGCAACGAGGGGCTTTTTACTCTCCCAGGGTTCAACACTTCCCGTGACAAGGCCACCACCCTTAGGGTAGTGCCCCCTCCTCTTGAGCTCAATCTCTGCCCTCAGGCCCATCTTTTCGAGCGCGAAGAGCGTAACGTTCCTCAGGTAGTCAACCGGCGGGCTCCAGGGCACGTCGGTTCCGCCTGTTATCTCGAAACTTCCGCCGATGAAAGCCATCGCAGGAAGCAGCGCCTGGAGGACGAGCGTTATACTACCTGCCGTCTTTATAGGGACTTTGACGTGCTTCGGCTCGGCCCTTCCGGGAACGAACTCGAGGACCGTAGAGCCAACTTTTGCCCCCTTAACCCTCGCGTTGCTCAGCTCTTTGAGTGCTAAAATCCCGTGCAGGTGCTGGGGCCTTAGCCCGGGGTTCGGGCGGTTTGCCCTTATCCTGTGAATCCTCACCGGCTTCCCTGTGATTACAGACAGGGCTACGGCCGTTCTGAGTATCTGTCCCCCTCCCTCGCCGTACGAGCCGTCTATCTCAACCCACTCCATTCTCCCACCCTAATGCAGTTTCACAATAGCCTAAAAACGTTAATGCCGTCAAAATGAAACTCATCTCTTAGACTTCAAGCTCAGGCCCTCGAATTCTGAAGGTATGAAGCCAAGGTTCACCATCACGGCTATTTCAAGGGCCTCTTCCTTCTCAACTCCTTTCTCCACGAGTTTTTCAAAGATTTGAAGTATGAACTCAAGGTTCCGGTAATTGAAGAGCCATTCGGGGTAATCCTCCAGAAGGCCCCTCTCCACAGACACTCCGGTTCTTCGCTTGAGCTCTTCCGCGAATTCCTCTTTTGACATTGGGGGTATCTTTACCCGCACCCCAAAGGGAAGTCCCATGTATTTGGAGGGCCACACAGTTTCTACAATTACCTGTTTGCCCTCCATCATGAGCCTCAAGACTTCATCAGGCTCCGGTTCCGTCAGCAAAACTGCACCGGGTGGAATGAGGGGCCTCAGATTAACTGCCCTCAGGTTTACCACGAGAACAGAGAAGCCCAGAGAGAATGCGGCCGCAATGCTGATGGCCAAACCCCTGCGTTTTGCACGC
Encoded proteins:
- a CDS encoding asparagine synthetase A encodes the protein MNALQIVSRKIDPIAEVQTRAITYLTGELSRKGFRWLLPVMLSSITDPLWPEPSSEEALRPPEVEVYGEKLRLMHSMILHKQMAVAMGIDKLFVLSPNVRLESRLADDGRHAYEFTQLDFEIARASMDDVMGLIEELIVGLFRELRPFVWESFERELPKPRRPFKRFTLEEILEEFGSEEEASREMGEPFWITGIPREFYDREVDGIWRNYDLYLPEGYGEVSSGGEREWEYEKILAKIRSAGLSEEAFRPYLEVAKAGLLRPSAGAGIGVERLIRYIVGAKHIAEVQPFPRIPGVPAVI
- the rtcA gene encoding RNA 3'-terminal phosphate cyclase, which gives rise to MEWVEIDGSYGEGGGQILRTAVALSVITGKPVRIHRIRANRPNPGLRPQHLHGILALKELSNARVKGAKVGSTVLEFVPGRAEPKHVKVPIKTAGSITLVLQALLPAMAFIGGSFEITGGTDVPWSPPVDYLRNVTLFALEKMGLRAEIELKRRGHYPKGGGLVTGSVEPWESKKPLVALEWNKVDSFAGISHATNLPAHVAERQAKSAEERLREFFNAPVEIETEVSRSLGPGSGIVVWAETDSLRLAGDALGKRGKPAEVVGREAAEELIEQLTPRKAVDRFLGDQLIPFLAFAGGEIGVAEITNHLVTNVWVVERFLGRTFEVEGEIGEPGVVRVVRKAEV
- a CDS encoding pyridoxal-phosphate-dependent aminotransferase family protein; protein product: MELRFDMQYEDAYREVYEMVKPRYKLFTAGPVACFPEVLAIMSVQMFSHRSAEAKAVHVDTLERLKKFLEADSGEIILFPSSGTGFMESAVRNAVPRGGKVLVTIIGAFGKRFADVVEANGRKAVIFEKEPGQAVKPEELDEALRKNPDVHAVTITYNETSTGVLNPLPELAKVVHEHDKLLFVDAVSAMGGADIKFDEWGIDLVFASSQKAFGVPPGLAVAAVSERVFEIAEKMPERGWYFDLPLYRKFNEKKKGTPSTPPLPQIFGLNVVLRIIEKMGGKEAWLDMYRKRSEIIREGVKEMGLGILAEPGYESPTITAVVVPEGMKGIDVYNAMRERGFELAKGYGSVAEKTFRIGNMGYMTFDDIREMLDNLREVIEKLKA
- a CDS encoding P-loop NTPase family protein, whose product is MGVYIFKPEDLIRYGSARPEQMELLREEVLGRKDILIVGTSRSGKTKLVEALLHYVPDDWKVAVVTAYGEFKPFKPNIEVIDTAFDRRSTDERTEEVIEKLRKLGPDYVVIDTLHTVSVPRILDELIDDYAFIVTSLAMTDDLKAEVMHWLGIDEKTFDRFDVLVELKRDWRTGMKKINRIYKIENGELKPLV
- the pbp11 gene encoding tRNA-binding protein Pbp11 — its product is MGLFDFLRRPRKGESREFIASRKPVAKFRVEQILNVLGRETLIGTVEGIIYPGYKVKGRSIALIREIQKERKKVDFAVDGDRVALILEGKTNAKKGDVLAVYQS
- a CDS encoding MFS transporter yields the protein MERRRLAGILLLIFSAFTGTIAFRLATPAIAFYTRDILRASMFAVSLVSMSFVLARAFSSVLGGLILERGKKLVYLGAIAMMGNAIAVQLYPLTSTWPQVVGIKLLNGFLNGISWPMAQFVLAVTTPKEIRARVTAVYFFFGSIASLLGNYVYAYTVGLGLAGQMWISSTFFVLTGFIMLLSYYLLFDLITPRKKKTPESEKPSLNPGRVLTIASLMAVIVAFTSGEITYVYVSEALNLDKQRTAVLLGWVSFLSALLSYFVSWVADVRSEARMVKLTALLAGISPILASIKTAPTVFLGIFFALFAFQSFRPISRKVLASYHRSSLAIGGVNAVQNLSTFIGGMLFGIAYSLGEVNVGLTLNLALLTFLPFSLGLIIEGTKVKDI
- a CDS encoding type II toxin-antitoxin system VapC family toxin yields the protein MGERFLIDTNILIYYLADAIPKEELPTIEEILRGSFNVSIITKIEFLGWKGHTQEGFEKSKEFISFANVIPLTDEIGDVAIELRRRVSIKLPDAVIAATALVHNLTLVTRNVKDFKRIEGLRIYNPFEKVDKKQ
- a CDS encoding TatD family hydrolase — protein: MIILDDHFHVDPFKGLFLEAVKQFHRAGGTHLMVVYKTAHDYGFPGLKAEDFMKAMDFHIELVERINRETPVKAFAVVGVHPAEFVYLAEQKGLEYAKNEVMRALEYAQKLCLEGKAVAIGEIGRPHYEVPPEIWNASIELMKYGMSLAKDADCAVQLHTESFDEEKFRELGRYVREVEIKPYKVVKHFSPPLVKVAEEVGVFPSIIASRKNIEEAIKQGNRFMMETDYIDDKRRPGAVLGPKTVPRRTKAFLQNGLFTEEDVYKIHVENPRKVYGVEMEE